One region of Palaemon carinicauda isolate YSFRI2023 unplaced genomic scaffold, ASM3689809v2 scaffold935, whole genome shotgun sequence genomic DNA includes:
- the LOC137637711 gene encoding tigger transposable element-derived protein 1-like yields the protein MGPRIAIDVKGRSKKMITMETKLEIIKKYEEGMHGVTLANTYGRNQSTIGTIIKNKGTIKASTKCHEGEISVFWKSNAKAWVTKTISIEWINVCFGPAVKNYLEENNLPLKCLLVLDNTPAHPSGLEDIIHPDFSFIKVLYLPPNTTPLLQHMDQQVIANFKKLYTKHVVQKML from the exons atgggtcccaggaTTGCTATTGATGTTAAAGGTAGAAGTAaaaagatgataactatggaaacaaagttggagatcataaagaaatatgaagaaggcatgcacGGAGTTACTCTCGCTAATACGtacggccgtaaccaatctacgattggtacaattattaagaataagggaaccattaaagcaa gcacaaaatgtCACGAAGGAGAaatctcggtattttggaagtctaatgctaaggcctgggtcacgaagACCATatctattgagtggataaacgtctgcttcggtcctgctgtcaagaactatttagaagagaacaatcttcctctgaaatgtctcctggtgctggacaatacCCCCGCTCACCcttctggcctcgaggacatcattcatcctgacttctcttTCATTAAGGTTCtgtatctgccaccaaacaccacccctctcctccagcatatggaccagcaagtgattgcaaacttcaagaagctttacacgaagcatgttgttcagaagatgctttga